DNA from Amycolatopsis sp. DSM 110486:
GCCTGCCTGGACGTCGGGTTCTGACCTAGAACCCCCAAGAGCGCTCCGAGACGATGCGGACGCGCACCGAGAACGACGCGTCGAACGCGGCCGCGTCGGCGTATCCGACGCCGGCGTAGGACGGCTCGTACTTGTCGAGGTAGCCCGGCGCTTCGGAGGGTTTGCCCTCGTCGACGTGGGCGCGGCCGTTGACGACGAGGATGCTTCCACCGTTTTCATCGCTGTTGAGATGGAAGCTCACCTCCGGGCTGCCGGCGATGTGGCGGAGCTTGGCGGTATCGGGCTGGCTGAACACCAGGATGTCGTCGCCGTCGAGGACGAACCACACCGGGCGTGGTGCGGGGCGTCCCTTCGGCGTGATGGTGGTCAGCCAGCCCACGGGCTCGCCGGCGCGCTTGATCAGGTTCGGGTCGGGTGTGTACGGCATCTTCGATCTCCCCTCGGAAGTGGTGAGATCAAGAGAACCACAACCCACCGACAGTTTCCGCTAGCGCGAGGCGACCATCCGCGCATATCGGCTCCCTGCAAGCAAAAGAACGAGACCGGCGCCGAGAAATGCACCCACTCGGGCGAGCCCGTCGAGCGCCGCGAGGTCGAACAGCACCAGCTTCGCGACCGCGGCGGCGACCAACACCAGACCCACCACGCGAAGCGCGACGACAGCGATACCGCGCAGAAGCAGGACGAAGGCGGCGACCGTCCAGGAAACGGTGATCAACGCGTGGCCCAGCAGGAAACCGGATCGGCCGGGAACCGCCAGGAGTGCCGCGCACAGGACCAGGCCGGCTGCACCGTAGAGGGCTGCGAGTCCGCCGGGAAGCCACGGCAAAAGCTTGCTGGGCTTGAGGATTTCGAGACGCACAGCCGCCCAGGTCAACGCGATCGCGGCACCCAGCATGAGCGCGGCCGCGGCGAGTGCGGCGAGCAGGTCGGCGGTCGTGTGCGGACGCGGGACGACGAGCAGCGCCGGCGTCACGTCCACGACGATCGCGACAAGCCCGCCGATCACCGCGAAAGCCAGCGAACCCCCTAGTGCGAAACGGTTCCTCGTGTAGCGAGCGGCGAACGCGAGCGCCACGGCTTCGCCCAGCAACACCGCACTCCCGTCGAATTCCGTGACAGTGGCCTGCAAAGCGGCAACCAGACCGGCGACACCTGCGACGGTCCCGGCTTGGCCACGCACGAGCGGCCATGTCGCGACAAGGACAACCGCCAGCGCACCCGCCAACAGCGCGGCCTGCGTCTTCGGAAGCACCACCGCGGCGGCCAACACGGGCAGTGGCGCGACGGCGAGTACGGCCAGCAAAGTCGGATCGTTTTCCTTGCGGCGCAACATGATCAGCGAAATCGCAGCGCTCACGAAGCCGGCGGCCACCGCGACGCCGGTGTTCTGCGTGTGCAGCGCGGTGCCGATCAGCGACGCTGTCAAGGGCGGAATTGCCGAAGTGAGCGAAAGGGACCACCACGACCGTCGCAACTGGACGGGCACCGTCGCGATCTGGATTATGAGCAAGAAGGTCACGAGTTCCGGCGTGAAGCCCTGGGTGATCACGGGTGCGCACACGCCGCACGCGACAACAACGGAACTGGCGAGCAGAGGGGAATCCCACATGACGGCGAGCAACAGCCCGCCCACCGCGGTCACGAGCCCGACGGCGAGGCCCGCGGGAATGGGCAGGAACTCGTACAGGGAGGTGGCGGCTATCGCGTCGAGGTAAAGCGTCGCGATCCCCGTCGCGGCAAGGGCGAACGCACCGGTGCGCGCGGCCGGCTTGCGATGCAGCCACGCCCCCGCGCCGACGAGCGCCGCACCGAACACGGCCCCCACGAGCACCCGCGGCAACGGCCCCAGCCACCCACGCTGCACCGCGAGCACCAGCAGCAGCACGACACCCAGCAACGTCACGGCCCCACCGACCCACGCGAGCAACCGCGACCCGGCGCCCTCCTTGCCGAGCCGCTCGCTCAGCGTGGGCGACGGGATGTAGGGCGGGAGGGGGTTGGTCTGGGGGTAGGGCTGCTGCGCGTACGGCTGGGGTGCGGGCGGCATCGGGTAGGCGTAAGGGCCTGGGTAGGGCTGGTAGGCGGGGCCGTACGGCGCGTACGGCTGAGAGCCGGCCTGGGGGTGCGTTGACTGCGGGCCTACCTGGGACGGCTGGTGTGGTCCGGCTTGGTAGGTCGGCGGCGGAGCTGCCTGGGGTGACTGGTCTGGTCCGGCTTGGTAGGTCGGCTGCGGAGCTGCCTGGGGTGACGCCGGGTGTGAGGCAGTCTGAGCCTGCGGCTGCTCGCCGCCGGGCTGCTGCGGACTGGGCTGCGCTTGTGCGGCCGGCTGCGGGGTGGCCTGCGCCTGCGCAGCGGCCGACGAAGGGTGCGCGTGTCCGGGCTGGCTTGGGTCCTGGACCTCCTGGACCGCAGCGGGCTGCCGCGTCTCGGTGGGCGTCACCGGCCGACCCGGCGGCACTAACGGCTGAGAGGTGGGCTTGACCAGCGGGTTGACCGACCCACCCTGCTGAGCCGGGTCCGCGGTCGACGTGCCGGGCGCCCCGGCGACGCGGAGTTCGGTGCCGACGGCGGCGATGTGCCGGCCGAGGTCGTCGAGGGCGTCGGCGAGGCGGTGCAGCGTGGCGGCGTCCGTGGTCATGCGGTCAGGGTCGGGGACGGGTGGTGGTGATCGGATCCGTAGCACTACTCAACCCCGGACACGGGACGGTTGCGATCACCCCGGCCAGTCTTCGCGACGAAGGCCCGGCGACGAGGAGCGGCGTGGACGATCAGCCGCTGAACGACCTCGCCGAGCTGGCCGAGGTGCTCCGACCGCACGAACCAGGCGCTGCGACGTTCCTCCGGACGCACCACGAACGGCTCGTGCACGCGAAGACCCCGCTCGAACGGCGGCGCGAGCTGAGGCCGTTGCTCGGGCTGTTCCGCGGCGCGGCGGGAAGCTCCAACGACCTCTCCTTCCACGACCACGGCGACCTTCTGCCCGAGAACGCACGCATGGAAGAACTGTGGGCCGCCGTCGCGCGGCAGGCTCGCGAGAAGCTGGACCACCGCTAAGGCGTGGCCAGCGGGCGCGCCTCACACCTGCTGCGAGGTTCCCGCGCAGGTCACCGTCCGCTCCCCGGATGGACGGGAGAGGCCCTGCGCTCCGTGGCTGAAGCGAAGTCGCCGCACCGGTCGCCCCGGTTGGCAGCCAAGTCCCGAACACAGGCCGCCACACTTCGCGGCCTACAGCGGTTCTGCGGGGCTATCCGCAGCCCTCCCGAGCGTTGGATAGCCCCGAGACCGGAGACCGGACCGTCAGCCGGCTTGAGCGATCACCTCGTCCATCGTCGCCATGATCGAGATGGTTTCGTCGAGCGGCATCAGTGGGCTTTCCAGAGCGCCGGCCGCGAGGAGGCGGGCGACCTCGTCGGCCTGGTGACGGAGGCCCCGGCCGGGGTCGGTGTGGGTGTGGCGGACGGGAGTGCCGCCGCGCGGGGTGACGGTGAAGGAGGCCGGAGCGTAAAAGGCGCCTTCGATGTCCAGGCGGGCGTCGGTGCCGACGATGGAGGCCGTGGTGGGTGAGGCGGCGCGGAGGGTGCAGTTGAGGACCGCGTGGGCGCCGCTGTCGTAGCCGAAGAGCATGGACGTCTGGGCGTCGACGCCGGTGAACGCCGGCGAGACGATCGAGGCCACGCGCGACGGCGTCCCGAGGATCATCGACGCGAACGAAACCGGGTAGACGCCCAGGTCGAGCAGCGCGCCGCCGCCGAGGGACGGGGCGAAGAGGCGGAAGCCGGCGTCCTCGGCGAACCACTGGCCGTGGTCGGCGGAGACGGTGACGATGTCGCCGAGCTCCGGGAGCAGGCTGCGGACGTGGTGGATGTGCGGCAGGAAGCGCGTCCACATCGCTTCCATCAGGAACAGTCCGCGTTCGCGGGCGAAGGAGACCAGCGAACGGGCCTCGTCGGCGTTCATGGTGAACGGCTTCTCCACCAGCACTGGTTTGCCGGCGGACAGCGCGAGCATGGCGTTGTCGTGGTGCATCGGGTGCGGGGTGGCGACGTAGACGACGTCGACGTCCGGGTCCTCCGCAAGCGCCTTGTAGCTGGCGTGGCGGGTGGGGATGCCGAGACGGTCTGCGAAAGCGCCGGCGCTCTCCTGGCTGCGTGAGCCGACGGCGGCGACCACGCCGGAATCGGTGAGCTTCAGGTCCTCCGCAAAGGCGCCGGCGATGCCGCCCGTACCCATGATTCCCCAGCGCAGCATGCGTCCTCCACGTTTTCGCCCGAAACTGTCGGACCCAACACATACCATCGACCCACCCGAACGGAGGAGGCGCCATGACCACACTCGCCAACCGCCCGAAGACCGGCCTGCTCGTGATCGATGTGCAGAACGGC
Protein-coding regions in this window:
- a CDS encoding Gfo/Idh/MocA family protein, yielding MLRWGIMGTGGIAGAFAEDLKLTDSGVVAAVGSRSQESAGAFADRLGIPTRHASYKALAEDPDVDVVYVATPHPMHHDNAMLALSAGKPVLVEKPFTMNADEARSLVSFARERGLFLMEAMWTRFLPHIHHVRSLLPELGDIVTVSADHGQWFAEDAGFRLFAPSLGGGALLDLGVYPVSFASMILGTPSRVASIVSPAFTGVDAQTSMLFGYDSGAHAVLNCTLRAASPTTASIVGTDARLDIEGAFYAPASFTVTPRGGTPVRHTHTDPGRGLRHQADEVARLLAAGALESPLMPLDETISIMATMDEVIAQAG
- a CDS encoding pyridoxamine 5'-phosphate oxidase family protein; its protein translation is MPYTPDPNLIKRAGEPVGWLTTITPKGRPAPRPVWFVLDGDDILVFSQPDTAKLRHIAGSPEVSFHLNSDENGGSILVVNGRAHVDEGKPSEAPGYLDKYEPSYAGVGYADAAAFDASFSVRVRIVSERSWGF
- a CDS encoding DUF2339 domain-containing protein, whose amino-acid sequence is MPPAPQPYAQQPYPQTNPLPPYIPSPTLSERLGKEGAGSRLLAWVGGAVTLLGVVLLLVLAVQRGWLGPLPRVLVGAVFGAALVGAGAWLHRKPAARTGAFALAATGIATLYLDAIAATSLYEFLPIPAGLAVGLVTAVGGLLLAVMWDSPLLASSVVVACGVCAPVITQGFTPELVTFLLIIQIATVPVQLRRSWWSLSLTSAIPPLTASLIGTALHTQNTGVAVAAGFVSAAISLIMLRRKENDPTLLAVLAVAPLPVLAAAVVLPKTQAALLAGALAVVLVATWPLVRGQAGTVAGVAGLVAALQATVTEFDGSAVLLGEAVALAFAARYTRNRFALGGSLAFAVIGGLVAIVVDVTPALLVVPRPHTTADLLAALAAAALMLGAAIALTWAAVRLEILKPSKLLPWLPGGLAALYGAAGLVLCAALLAVPGRSGFLLGHALITVSWTVAAFVLLLRGIAVVALRVVGLVLVAAAVAKLVLFDLAALDGLARVGAFLGAGLVLLLAGSRYARMVASR